The following proteins are co-located in the Triticum aestivum cultivar Chinese Spring chromosome 1A, IWGSC CS RefSeq v2.1, whole genome shotgun sequence genome:
- the LOC123052612 gene encoding BTB/POZ and MATH domain-containing protein 1-like, with translation MLQVERRLARVGDPLLPCVLGVQHVDVAQARAPRPSRRHRRRRHCAPRLLARRSRGLAEQSEPRTVSAAFARHCGGESAPLVLAHRRDLEISGYLRGDGTLTVKCAITVLREQRPGVDVPASLPVPAPRGAPAERDGIRHHVRCLRRNVCRAAHKVVLAARSPLFMAEFFGDASDKKCARRLEVHGMEAAEFKAMLHFIYTDTTTELDRHDGEESVALTCGLLAAADRTAATILNLAELNNCPRLKASTFCQYDACMAQTYSPLQAPITKVPI, from the exons ATGCTCCAGGTGGAGCGTCGGCTGGCACGAGTGGGAGATCCGCTGCTACCCTGCGTCCTCGGTGTGCAGCATGTGGATGTCGCTCAAGCTCGTGCTCCTCGCCCATCCCGCCGCCACCGGAGACGTCGTCACTGCGCGCCTAGACTGCTGGCTCGTCGATCCCGGGGTTTGGCCGAGCAGTCGGAGCCCAGGACGGTGTCCGCAGCCTTCGCGCGCCACTGCGGCGGCGAGTCGGCGCCGCTCGTGCTGGCGCACAGGCGCGACCTCGAGATCTCCGGCTACCTCCGGGGCGACGGCACCCTCACCGTGAAATGCGCCATCACGGTGCTCCGGGAACAGCGCCCAGGCGTGGACGTGCCCGCGTCGCTTCCTGTGCCGGCACCTAGGGGAGCTCCTGCGGAGCGGGACGGGATCCGACATCACGTTCGTTGTCTCCGGCGAAACGTTTGCCGCGCAGCGCACAAGGTCGTCCTGGCCGCGAGGTCACCGCTCTTCATGGCCGAGTTCTTCGGGGACGCGAGCGACAAGAAGTGCGCGCGGCGCCTGGAGGTCCACGGCATGGAGGCGGCGGAGTTCAAGGCCATGCTGCACTTCATCTACACCGACACGACAACGGAGCTCGACCGACACGACGGTGAGGAGTCGGTGGCGTTGACCTGTGGCCTCCTCGCGGCCGCGGACAGGACGGCGGCCACGATTCTGAATCTGGCGGAGCTGAACAACTGCCCACGGCTCAAGGCGAG CACTTTTTGTCAGTATGATGCATGTATGGCTCAGACATACTCTCCTCTTCAGGCCCCCATAACAAAGGTACCCATTTAA